The following are encoded in a window of Solibacillus sp. FSL R7-0668 genomic DNA:
- a CDS encoding CaiB/BaiF CoA transferase family protein — protein MTILNGLKILDFCSLLPGPLATMMFADLGAEVIHVESERRVDLMRIMPPYDDERESYIHQHLNRSKKSLKINLKTDAGIDIIKKLVQDYDIVIEGFRPGVMKRLGIDYETLREINPRLIYCAITGYGQTGPYATRPGHDNNYLSIGGVLHHSRLKDKKPVAMGIQIADIAGGTMHAAVGILAAALHREKTGEGKFIDVSMTDAMFAMNALYGAQYFGSGRAPQPEEEILNGGTFYDYYRTKDGRYFSVGSLEPQFRKLLCEALDIPELIDSTFNDSVYTQQRFKEAVKDAFCTKTFAQWLEIFNEDFHGCVEPVLTFDEACEHPQIQARHMLVDVPKLDGSTQRQIGTALKIEGVEPTYHYVGAKMGAHTEEILTEYGYSTQQIEELTKAGVLK, from the coding sequence ATGACAATTTTAAATGGGTTAAAGATTTTAGATTTTTGTTCGCTATTGCCGGGGCCACTTGCGACGATGATGTTTGCAGATTTGGGGGCTGAAGTCATTCATGTGGAGTCGGAGCGTCGCGTGGATTTAATGCGCATTATGCCACCGTACGATGATGAGCGCGAGTCGTACATTCATCAGCATTTGAATCGCTCCAAAAAATCGCTCAAAATCAACTTAAAAACCGATGCCGGTATCGACATTATTAAAAAGCTTGTGCAGGACTACGACATTGTCATTGAAGGCTTCCGTCCGGGTGTGATGAAGCGTCTTGGCATTGATTACGAAACACTGCGTGAAATCAATCCGCGCTTGATTTACTGTGCGATTACAGGCTACGGACAAACCGGCCCATATGCTACAAGACCGGGTCATGACAACAACTATCTATCCATTGGTGGCGTGCTCCATCACTCGCGCCTAAAGGACAAAAAGCCCGTCGCAATGGGGATTCAAATTGCGGATATCGCCGGGGGAACGATGCATGCAGCAGTTGGCATTTTGGCGGCCGCGCTTCACCGTGAAAAAACAGGCGAGGGCAAATTTATCGATGTGTCAATGACGGATGCAATGTTTGCGATGAACGCACTATACGGCGCACAATATTTCGGAAGCGGGCGCGCACCTCAGCCTGAGGAAGAAATTTTAAACGGCGGTACCTTTTATGATTATTACCGTACTAAGGACGGGCGCTATTTTTCAGTGGGGAGCTTGGAGCCGCAATTCCGCAAGCTTTTATGTGAAGCGCTTGATATTCCAGAGCTGATTGACAGCACGTTCAATGATTCGGTCTATACGCAGCAGCGCTTTAAAGAAGCCGTAAAGGACGCTTTTTGTACCAAAACCTTCGCACAATGGCTCGAAATTTTCAATGAGGATTTCCATGGCTGCGTCGAACCTGTACTAACATTCGATGAAGCATGCGAACATCCACAAATCCAAGCGCGCCATATGCTTGTCGATGTACCCAAGCTAGACGGTTCAACACAACGACAAATCGGAACCGCCTTAAAAATTGAAGGCGTTGAGCCAACTTATCACTATGTCGGTGCAAAAATGGGCGCTCATACCGAAGAAATTTTGACTGAATACGGCTATTCCACTCAGCAAATTGAGGAATTAACGAAAGCAGGCGTCCTCAAATAA
- a CDS encoding YbgA family protein, with translation MDKKQVEILWREEKYHVMFHSQYHYNTIRIAMKNARYADIQPLISEALRVPPTLGSQRNAIMHMWGYFKKYAIAEEKTAYEQLLQADDFDGLLKLLKTLAEKYKVTYLLESRILKD, from the coding sequence ATGGACAAAAAACAGGTCGAAATTTTGTGGCGTGAGGAAAAATATCATGTGATGTTTCATAGTCAGTATCATTACAATACGATCCGCATCGCCATGAAAAATGCACGCTACGCCGACATCCAGCCGCTTATTTCTGAGGCGCTCCGTGTACCACCAACTCTCGGCAGTCAGCGCAATGCGATCATGCATATGTGGGGTTATTTTAAAAAATACGCAATAGCCGAAGAAAAGACCGCCTATGAGCAGCTCTTGCAGGCTGACGATTTTGATGGATTATTAAAGCTGTTAAAGACACTTGCGGAGAAATATAAGGTGACGTATTTATTAGAGAGCCGGATTTTAAAAGATTGA
- a CDS encoding IS3 family transposase has product MYTFIQAHVGEFTIVKMCNVLGVSKSGYYNWLQKQSAPLTEREEREIEITQKVHQSFHESYGTYGSPRIRKDLQEWGYVLSQKKIANLMRELGLCAVIPKQYQRTTNSDHDHFIYPDLVKRDFDVKEPNQVWVADITYIRTMQGWLYLASIMDLYSRKIIGWAIADHMKEALVLEALEKALLIRKPPAGCIHHSDRGVQYCSNAYTNLLKEYQMEISMSKKGDPYDNACIESFHSTIKKECIYRQRFQTKHEAKQVVQAYIIEFYNKKRRHSTLGYVSPNQYERINNPKNTSSRSKSA; this is encoded by the coding sequence ATTTATACCTTTATTCAAGCACATGTAGGTGAATTTACGATTGTAAAGATGTGTAACGTACTTGGTGTCTCCAAAAGTGGCTACTATAATTGGCTTCAGAAACAATCTGCCCCCCTAACTGAACGTGAAGAGAGAGAAATTGAAATTACTCAAAAGGTACATCAATCCTTTCATGAAAGCTATGGTACATATGGTAGCCCTCGTATTCGAAAGGACTTACAAGAATGGGGATATGTTTTATCTCAAAAGAAAATAGCGAATTTGATGCGAGAGCTCGGTTTATGTGCTGTCATTCCTAAACAATATCAACGAACAACCAATTCCGATCACGACCATTTTATTTATCCTGATTTAGTGAAGCGTGACTTCGATGTGAAAGAGCCAAATCAAGTGTGGGTGGCGGATATTACGTATATACGGACGATGCAGGGATGGCTTTATTTAGCGAGCATTATGGATTTATACTCACGTAAAATTATTGGTTGGGCAATCGCTGACCACATGAAAGAAGCCTTGGTTTTAGAGGCATTGGAAAAAGCGTTACTAATAAGAAAACCACCAGCAGGTTGCATTCATCATTCCGATAGAGGGGTACAATACTGCTCAAACGCGTATACCAACCTATTAAAAGAATATCAGATGGAAATAAGCATGAGTAAAAAAGGCGATCCTTATGATAATGCCTGTATCGAGTCATTCCATTCGACCATCAAAAAAGAATGTATTTATCGTCAACGATTCCAAACAAAACACGAGGCCAAACAAGTAGTTCAAGCTTATATCATTGAGTTTTATAACAAGAAAAGACGTCACTCAACATTGGGATATGTGTCTCCGAATCAATATGAGCGAATCAACAACCCAAAAAACACATCTAGCCGCTCAAAATCTGCTTAG
- a CDS encoding acetamidase/formamidase family protein, producing the protein MEEPTVQAAETLFVNEFTDGILNPNAAMLGPLKDGGTIIANTAPGCWGPMITPAIRGGHEVTKPVYVEGAEVGDALVIEIQSIQVTSLATSSGTDEAQSDRFIGDPFVKVKCPGCGKLYPSTIVQGIGQEAIKCATCGTDTTPFKMTNGYTMALSHKGDIGLTLGREATRRIAQNAKEFMRTPENSIQNPVTAFAPSDLIGLMARMRPFVGQLGTTPSKAMPDSHNAGDFGTALIGAPHEFTMTVDELDIHRTDGHMDISRARAGAVVICPVKVPGGGVYVGDMHAMQGDGEIAGHTTDVAGIVQLKVSVLKKVDIQGPILLPNSEDLPYTAKPFTKEEKRVARNLAEEFGVKTIEDSFPLSFVGSGANLNVATDNALARAAKLFDLTVEEVKNRATITGSIEIGRHPGVVTATMLMPKTLLKQARIYKPIKRQYD; encoded by the coding sequence ATGGAGGAGCCGACTGTACAAGCGGCTGAAACATTATTTGTAAACGAATTTACAGATGGGATTTTAAATCCAAATGCGGCGATGCTAGGACCACTAAAAGATGGGGGGACGATTATTGCTAATACGGCGCCGGGTTGCTGGGGTCCGATGATTACACCAGCAATTCGTGGTGGGCATGAGGTAACAAAGCCCGTTTATGTAGAAGGGGCAGAAGTCGGGGATGCACTTGTTATTGAAATCCAATCGATTCAGGTAACTTCGCTCGCGACTTCTTCAGGGACCGATGAAGCACAGAGCGACCGATTTATTGGCGACCCGTTTGTGAAAGTGAAGTGCCCGGGCTGTGGTAAGCTTTATCCGTCAACAATTGTGCAGGGCATTGGCCAAGAAGCGATCAAATGTGCGACATGTGGGACCGATACAACGCCATTTAAAATGACGAACGGCTATACGATGGCGCTAAGTCATAAGGGGGATATCGGGTTAACACTTGGTAGAGAAGCAACACGTCGCATCGCGCAAAATGCCAAGGAATTTATGCGCACGCCTGAAAATTCGATTCAAAATCCAGTCACTGCCTTTGCGCCGAGCGATTTAATTGGGCTGATGGCGAGAATGCGTCCATTTGTTGGGCAACTGGGGACAACGCCATCAAAGGCTATGCCGGATTCACATAATGCCGGTGATTTTGGAACGGCTTTAATCGGTGCACCACATGAATTCACGATGACCGTTGATGAGCTAGACATTCACCGTACAGACGGGCATATGGATATTAGCCGTGCACGTGCGGGAGCCGTTGTCATTTGTCCGGTAAAAGTACCAGGTGGCGGTGTGTATGTTGGGGATATGCATGCGATGCAGGGTGACGGCGAAATCGCGGGGCACACAACGGATGTTGCCGGGATTGTGCAGCTAAAGGTAAGCGTACTAAAAAAGGTCGATATACAGGGGCCAATTTTATTGCCAAACAGCGAGGATTTACCGTATACAGCGAAGCCCTTTACGAAGGAAGAAAAGCGTGTTGCGCGTAATTTAGCAGAGGAATTCGGTGTCAAAACGATTGAGGATAGCTTCCCACTGTCATTTGTCGGCTCTGGCGCAAACTTAAATGTGGCGACGGACAATGCATTAGCACGTGCGGCAAAGCTCTTTGATTTAACCGTAGAAGAAGTGAAAAATCGTGCAACAATTACCGGTTCGATTGAAATTGGTCGTCATCCAGGCGTTGTGACAGCGACGATGCTGATGCCTAAAACCTTGCTAAAGCAGGCACGCATTTATAAACCAATTAAGCGCCAATATGATTGA
- a CDS encoding FAD-dependent oxidoreductase: MKVVIIGGDAAGMSAAMEIVRNNPDAQIVVLEQGEVYSYGQCGLPYVINGKVPHTDDLIARDVEEFREKYGIDARIFHKVTAIDTKLKKVSGIDVNSGESFEFLYDKLLIATGAAPTIPRVENADIQGIHTVKTIPQMEALMRELPQVKHVTVVGGGYIGLEVAETVRERGLAVRIIQRGKQLMTALDPKLAQIVLEEAQRNGIDVLLNESLLGFKGETHVEAVRTATGIYETDLVIMATGVRPNTQFAAGFAKLENGALIVNEQMETSIEDVYAAGDCATQYHRIKQQVDYLPLGSTANKQGRIAGLNIAGFEQKYQGIVGTSILKFFDLHIGMTGLNNAEADQLHALVETYEMEVNDIAGYYPNVRPMNIRMLVEQQSRQLLGMQAVGKNGVDKRIDVFATALYNDMTFEDLLHLDLAYAPPFSGVWDAIMQMPKRYGKK, translated from the coding sequence ATGAAGGTAGTTATTATTGGTGGAGATGCTGCGGGAATGAGCGCGGCAATGGAAATTGTGCGCAACAATCCGGATGCTCAAATTGTCGTTTTAGAACAGGGGGAGGTCTATTCGTATGGTCAATGTGGGTTGCCCTATGTGATTAACGGCAAGGTGCCACATACCGATGATTTAATCGCAAGGGATGTGGAAGAATTCCGCGAAAAATATGGGATTGATGCGCGTATTTTTCATAAGGTAACCGCGATTGATACAAAGCTCAAAAAAGTGAGTGGTATCGATGTAAATAGTGGGGAGTCCTTTGAATTTTTATATGACAAATTGTTAATCGCAACAGGGGCTGCACCTACGATTCCAAGGGTAGAAAATGCAGATATACAAGGCATTCATACGGTAAAAACCATTCCACAAATGGAGGCGTTGATGCGTGAATTACCTCAGGTGAAGCATGTAACGGTCGTTGGTGGGGGCTATATTGGCTTGGAGGTTGCGGAAACGGTTCGTGAGCGCGGGCTAGCGGTGCGTATCATCCAACGTGGGAAGCAGCTGATGACGGCATTAGATCCAAAGCTTGCACAAATCGTATTAGAGGAGGCGCAAAGGAACGGTATTGACGTCTTGCTCAACGAATCGCTGCTCGGCTTTAAGGGAGAAACACATGTCGAAGCAGTACGTACGGCAACGGGGATCTATGAAACGGATTTAGTCATTATGGCAACTGGGGTACGTCCGAACACACAGTTTGCGGCGGGCTTTGCAAAGCTTGAAAACGGTGCATTAATTGTCAATGAGCAGATGGAAACCTCTATTGAAGATGTCTATGCTGCGGGGGATTGTGCAACGCAATACCATCGCATTAAGCAACAGGTCGATTATTTACCACTCGGCTCGACAGCAAATAAGCAAGGGCGCATTGCCGGCTTGAATATCGCCGGCTTTGAGCAAAAATATCAAGGCATTGTGGGCACGTCGATTTTGAAATTTTTTGATTTGCATATTGGAATGACGGGGTTAAATAATGCGGAGGCCGATCAATTGCATGCATTGGTAGAAACATATGAGATGGAAGTCAATGATATCGCCGGCTATTATCCGAATGTACGCCCGATGAACATTCGCATGCTTGTCGAGCAGCAAAGTCGTCAGCTACTTGGGATGCAGGCCGTCGGGAAAAATGGAGTCGATAAGCGTATCGATGTTTTCGCCACAGCGCTGTATAACGACATGACATTTGAGGATTTATTGCATTTGGATTTAGCCTATGCACCGCCATTTAGTGGTGTATGGGATGCGATTATGCAAATGCCCAAGCGTTACGGCAAAAAATAA
- a CDS encoding Gfo/Idh/MocA family protein: protein MIKTTIGIIGTGVVGERIINQALSNEHYEIVAIFDTNARRTKELQEKYNVHTTNDLQALLNLKPDWVYIGTPPVSHAMLAQEIAKHGLHILSEKPLAHDAADGEIMVQVAQHANVKTAMHFPLMYGAAVHQFKKELAQDMGEIVRIELHTYFPEWPRKWQQNPWIASREQGGFTREIFPHYLQLTHHLFGDIEISAHETTYPENEALCETGVSALAKTTSGIPMVINGLAGIGQEERIDYKVFGTNKTVTLRNWSQVFTTKAYETEVEMTATETPETLLDACRKVLLREEAFIVPFEDGLKVQRWIDELLK from the coding sequence ATGATAAAAACAACAATCGGCATTATCGGTACAGGTGTTGTCGGCGAACGCATTATTAACCAAGCGCTAAGCAACGAGCATTACGAAATCGTGGCCATTTTCGATACGAACGCGCGACGCACAAAGGAATTACAAGAAAAATACAACGTCCACACAACAAATGACCTACAAGCACTCTTAAACTTAAAGCCTGACTGGGTATATATCGGCACACCACCCGTTAGCCACGCCATGTTAGCACAGGAAATCGCGAAGCACGGCTTGCATATTTTATCCGAAAAGCCATTAGCGCACGATGCAGCAGATGGTGAAATTATGGTACAGGTCGCGCAACATGCAAACGTCAAAACCGCAATGCACTTCCCACTCATGTACGGAGCAGCGGTGCACCAATTCAAAAAAGAATTAGCACAGGATATGGGCGAAATCGTGCGCATTGAGCTCCATACGTATTTCCCAGAATGGCCGCGCAAATGGCAGCAAAACCCGTGGATTGCTTCCCGTGAGCAAGGCGGCTTCACTCGCGAGATTTTCCCGCATTACTTACAGCTCACACATCATTTATTCGGGGATATCGAAATTTCTGCTCACGAAACGACCTACCCTGAAAACGAGGCACTTTGTGAAACTGGTGTATCAGCATTAGCAAAAACTACAAGCGGTATTCCGATGGTCATAAACGGGCTTGCTGGAATTGGCCAAGAAGAGCGCATTGATTATAAAGTGTTCGGCACAAATAAAACCGTGACATTACGCAACTGGTCACAAGTATTCACAACAAAAGCCTATGAGACCGAAGTAGAAATGACGGCAACTGAAACACCTGAAACACTACTAGACGCTTGCCGAAAAGTACTACTACGCGAAGAAGCGTTTATCGTACCTTTTGAGGATGGCTTAAAGGTTCAACGCTGGATTGATGAATTATTGAAATAA
- a CDS encoding Fe-S-cluster redox enzyme translates to MLLPFDEQLLKETQGQIGEELEQRMRETCGETSIWGGMLDSESFLFDQERAERFCFLLLKNYWGKVNLFFYDSFHEANFNVEVVNEKIQQFFEEPDNKKALFAFIHKQGEIQFSQLIEFLFAKSVQTPITETGLARLVVFKVGERYFVQPLYSDQQKFWAYIAGKKIYSLFVQQPLSTIERPLQMMRTFKGLLQVQFTKNRVATMIHQLVQHIDYENPKSYALKQLHLLNICSHYSSGRRHFKKLRKCVANVQAEWNQGVFALNDKEQTLLSYILFQEAIDRHDNATIMKHGLHLIEDERLSNHAIELIVDYEEILQSMNPQPHALVKNYTDNYVEHLFFVLLDTLVKEAQWQRAWELVKCYELATCSSIYELIQQQNPQSMLHVIEATVQQDIAVFVDGKTQMIRESLLTWHAQYLEKNSAYSDVAEMTSQHVCNLLKILFYAEQDLLVEKLLVVYKKYLHIPAHFENLRQFIEQRTAVTV, encoded by the coding sequence TTGTTGCTTCCATTTGATGAGCAGCTTTTGAAAGAAACGCAGGGACAAATTGGGGAAGAGCTAGAGCAACGTATGCGTGAGACGTGTGGGGAGACGTCGATTTGGGGCGGCATGCTGGATAGTGAAAGCTTTTTATTTGATCAGGAGCGTGCGGAAAGATTTTGCTTTTTGCTTTTGAAAAATTATTGGGGGAAAGTGAATTTATTTTTCTATGATTCTTTTCATGAGGCTAATTTTAATGTTGAGGTGGTCAATGAAAAAATACAGCAATTTTTTGAGGAGCCGGATAATAAAAAAGCGCTCTTTGCTTTTATACATAAGCAAGGTGAGATTCAATTTTCGCAGCTAATCGAATTCCTGTTTGCCAAATCAGTTCAAACACCGATTACGGAGACAGGCTTAGCGCGGCTCGTTGTTTTTAAAGTGGGCGAGCGCTATTTCGTGCAGCCGCTTTACTCGGATCAGCAAAAGTTTTGGGCCTATATAGCGGGTAAAAAAATCTATTCGCTGTTTGTCCAACAGCCATTGTCAACGATTGAGCGACCGCTGCAAATGATGCGTACCTTTAAAGGGCTGCTGCAAGTACAATTTACGAAAAACCGAGTAGCGACGATGATTCATCAGCTTGTGCAGCATATCGATTATGAAAACCCAAAAAGCTATGCATTAAAGCAGCTGCATTTATTGAATATTTGCTCGCATTATTCGAGCGGGCGTCGTCATTTTAAGAAGCTGCGAAAATGTGTAGCCAATGTGCAGGCAGAGTGGAATCAGGGGGTCTTTGCGCTCAATGATAAGGAGCAAACCTTGCTGAGCTATATATTGTTCCAAGAAGCGATTGACCGTCATGACAATGCGACGATTATGAAGCATGGGCTGCATTTGATTGAGGATGAGCGACTGTCCAATCATGCCATTGAGCTCATTGTAGATTATGAGGAGATTTTGCAAAGCATGAACCCGCAGCCGCATGCACTGGTCAAAAATTACACGGACAATTATGTGGAGCATTTGTTTTTTGTGCTGCTCGACACGTTGGTAAAAGAGGCGCAGTGGCAGCGGGCATGGGAACTCGTGAAATGTTATGAGCTTGCAACCTGCTCGTCGATTTACGAGCTGATCCAGCAACAAAATCCACAGTCGATGCTGCATGTCATCGAGGCTACAGTGCAGCAGGATATTGCGGTATTCGTGGATGGTAAGACCCAAATGATCCGTGAGTCACTTCTGACCTGGCATGCACAGTATTTGGAAAAAAACAGTGCGTATTCGGATGTTGCCGAAATGACCTCACAACATGTATGCAATTTATTGAAAATATTATTTTATGCGGAACAAGACCTTTTAGTAGAAAAGCTATTGGTCGTGTATAAAAAATATTTACACATACCGGCACACTTTGAAAATTTGCGTCAGTTTATTGAACAGCGCACGGCAGTAACCGTGTAA
- a CDS encoding transposase, with the protein MSKRPTPEYKEYVVKLVVEEGKKATQLAYELGIGESSIRRWVKEYRDQKAAETEGIQYVTPTELKRMQNDYEKKLRALEEENAILKKAMHIFAKNQP; encoded by the coding sequence ATGAGTAAAAGGCCCACACCAGAGTACAAAGAGTATGTCGTAAAGCTTGTAGTGGAAGAAGGGAAAAAAGCCACTCAACTAGCCTATGAGTTAGGGATTGGAGAATCTTCTATTCGACGCTGGGTAAAAGAATATCGTGATCAAAAGGCAGCCGAAACAGAGGGTATTCAGTATGTCACACCGACAGAGTTAAAACGAATGCAAAATGATTATGAAAAGAAATTGCGTGCGCTTGAGGAGGAAAATGCGATCCTAAAAAAGGCGATGCACATCTTTGCGAAAAACCAGCCGTAA
- a CDS encoding CAP-associated domain-containing protein, with protein sequence MKKTSFMVSLIVPIIFSTTLLATKANHSTEWKSYSNIATDKKWTITFQQSIDRQSITGNVFLIDANNKPIAITTTTSGKQLTIQPATRLKHQASYKIIVTNQLQSTKGKAMNEEIIIPFTTVKETATTAVKTFASEYDLQWQMPSADYKQFHLVGTKNHEAVGGYETRAGHTVFDIKIGGTRDSVKAAYGAPLASITKYNTKYTLNYTDKYDQETSGTYLIDGQYVTFFYDAHQNNRVRSVSWVNAATEMSKPGFFATPSTALRGSFEDLMVELINQTRVAHGLHPLIYTPTYNSIAREHSTSMADNDFFGHSDLDGLRGGDRMKKGGVTYNWWGENLAYGQYSAIHAHEALMNSLGHRENILRKEFTHVFVGVDFNSNNQPYFTINFYSL encoded by the coding sequence ATGAAAAAAACTAGTTTCATGGTATCACTCATCGTTCCTATCATTTTTAGCACGACATTACTCGCAACGAAGGCAAACCATTCGACTGAGTGGAAATCCTATTCCAATATAGCAACCGATAAGAAATGGACGATTACCTTCCAACAATCAATCGATCGTCAGTCCATCACAGGCAATGTATTCTTAATCGATGCCAACAACAAGCCCATCGCCATCACAACTACGACTTCCGGAAAACAATTAACAATCCAGCCTGCTACAAGGCTAAAGCATCAAGCAAGTTACAAAATCATCGTCACAAATCAGCTCCAATCAACGAAGGGAAAAGCGATGAACGAAGAAATAATTATTCCATTCACAACTGTCAAAGAAACAGCAACTACAGCCGTCAAAACCTTTGCCTCTGAATACGATTTACAATGGCAAATGCCGAGCGCCGACTATAAGCAGTTTCACTTAGTTGGGACCAAAAATCATGAAGCAGTTGGCGGCTATGAAACACGTGCCGGTCACACCGTTTTTGACATAAAAATTGGGGGCACGCGCGATTCGGTGAAGGCAGCATACGGCGCACCGCTCGCAAGCATTACCAAATACAATACGAAATACACACTAAACTACACAGACAAGTACGACCAAGAAACAAGCGGGACTTATTTAATAGACGGTCAATACGTTACTTTTTTCTATGATGCGCATCAAAACAATCGCGTTCGTTCGGTGAGTTGGGTAAACGCGGCAACTGAAATGTCAAAGCCGGGCTTCTTTGCGACGCCATCCACAGCATTGCGCGGAAGCTTTGAAGATTTAATGGTCGAATTAATCAATCAAACGCGAGTGGCACACGGCTTACATCCATTAATCTACACGCCCACATATAATTCCATTGCACGCGAGCATAGTACAAGCATGGCCGACAATGACTTCTTTGGCCATTCGGATCTCGACGGCTTGCGCGGGGGCGATCGTATGAAAAAAGGCGGGGTCACGTACAATTGGTGGGGCGAAAATCTAGCCTATGGGCAATATAGCGCCATCCATGCACACGAGGCACTCATGAACTCTCTCGGCCACCGCGAAAATATTTTACGCAAAGAATTCACACATGTTTTCGTAGGCGTTGACTTCAACAGCAATAACCAACCGTATTTCACGATTAATTTTTATTCACTATAA